In the genome of Pseudarthrobacter sp. IC2-21, one region contains:
- a CDS encoding LLM class flavin-dependent oxidoreductase, which translates to MELGVFTFGDIHRDPVSGVRVSPEQNTQDLLERARLADQVGLQYFGVGEHHRADYSVTSPATVLAAVAAQTRQIKVGSAVTVLSTEDPVRVFQQFATIDLISQGRAELTAGRGSFIESYPLFGARLEDYDALYEEKLGLLLQLNAQERVTWTGRFRAGLDDALILPRPFPAAEDKRELDIWIATGGTPNSSVRAATLGLNVMYALLGGSVRNFERHAALYRQTAVEHGHGDAPLKVGVSAPGLVLADGASGKGRAKDVFRPYWLDTMRRISAERGFPTPSGVSYNMESAPGGALFVGNPEQVAEKILRMHGHLQHDRQIFQLDLSSVPQRTVLEAIEMLGTEVLPRVQMELASAGGNTADGRGWEKGP; encoded by the coding sequence ATGGAGCTGGGAGTATTTACGTTCGGGGACATCCACCGCGATCCCGTCAGCGGCGTACGGGTGTCTCCGGAGCAGAACACGCAGGATCTCCTGGAGCGTGCCCGGCTGGCGGACCAGGTGGGGCTCCAGTATTTCGGGGTGGGAGAGCATCATCGTGCGGACTATTCCGTCACGTCGCCCGCGACCGTTCTGGCGGCCGTCGCGGCACAGACCCGGCAGATCAAGGTGGGCAGTGCTGTCACCGTCCTCAGCACGGAGGACCCGGTGCGGGTTTTCCAGCAGTTCGCCACCATCGACCTCATCAGCCAGGGCCGCGCCGAGCTGACGGCAGGGCGCGGGAGCTTCATCGAGTCATATCCACTGTTCGGGGCCCGGCTGGAGGACTATGACGCTCTCTACGAGGAGAAACTGGGGCTGCTCCTCCAACTCAATGCGCAGGAACGCGTGACCTGGACAGGCCGGTTCCGCGCCGGCCTGGACGACGCCCTCATCCTGCCCCGCCCGTTCCCCGCTGCGGAGGACAAGCGCGAACTGGACATCTGGATTGCCACCGGGGGAACTCCCAACTCATCGGTCCGCGCCGCGACCTTGGGGCTGAATGTCATGTATGCGCTGCTGGGCGGGTCCGTCCGGAACTTCGAACGGCATGCCGCCCTGTACCGGCAGACCGCCGTCGAACACGGTCACGGCGACGCCCCCCTGAAGGTGGGCGTCAGCGCACCCGGCCTGGTGCTGGCTGACGGCGCTTCCGGCAAAGGGCGGGCCAAAGACGTCTTCCGGCCTTATTGGTTGGACACCATGCGCCGGATCTCTGCCGAGCGGGGATTCCCTACTCCGAGCGGGGTTTCCTACAATATGGAGTCCGCTCCCGGCGGCGCCTTGTTTGTGGGCAACCCGGAGCAGGTGGCTGAAAAGATCTTGAGGATGCACGGGCATCTGCAGCATGACAGGCAGATCTTCCAGCTGGATCTCTCGTCCGTCCCGCAGCGGACCGTACTGGAAGCGATCGAGATGCTGGGCACTGAGGTGCTTCCGCGCGTTCAGATGGAACTGGCGTCAGCGGGTGGCAACACTGCCGATGGCCGCGGGTGGGAAAAGGGCCCTTAA